A genomic segment from Nicotiana sylvestris chromosome 1, ASM39365v2, whole genome shotgun sequence encodes:
- the LOC138873308 gene encoding secreted RxLR effector protein 161-like, with translation MVGSLLYLTSSRPHIVFSVGLCARFQANPKESHLTVVKRILRYLKGTTDLYLWYPKCSNFNLVGYVDYACFLVDRKSTSEFCATDKQITDIFTKALSRENFERNRLELGMIKIT, from the exons atggttggttcactcttgtatcttaccTCCAGCAGACCTcacattgttttcagtgtagggctttgtgctcgttttcaggcaaatccaaaagagtctcacttgactgttgttaagaggatactaagatatctgaaaggcaccactgatttGTATCTTTGGTACCCCAAatgtagtaatttcaatctagtaggatatgttgattatgcatgtttcctagtggataggaagagcacttCAG aattttgtgctactgataagcaaattactgatatcttcactaaagcactgagtagagaaaactttgagaggaataggttggaattagggatgattaagatcacctaa